In a genomic window of Desulfosporosinus sp. Sb-LF:
- a CDS encoding aldehyde ferredoxin oxidoreductase family protein, with protein MGGYTGKILRINLTDGKTSSEPLNMELAKKYLSGRGLAGKMFYDEVAADVDALSPENTMYIATGALTGTNAPTSGRFMVVTKSPLNGVIASSNSGGYWGAQLKFAGYDMVILEGKAEHPVYISINDDKVEIKDATHVWGKDVYATTDALKQEFGDDKAKVLTIGPAGEKLSLMAAIMNDLYRAAGRSGVGAVMGSKNLKAIIVRGTGKVENNNPDEMKKVLSAALGKLKENGVTGQGLGMYGTAVLVNIINESGIYPVNNFQESYDPDADTISGETMTANHLIKKDACYRCPIACGRHNKWEGGEGAGPEYEAVWCFGSDCGIHDYDAIHAANDLCNKLGMDSISVGCTIAAGMELAQRGYIKPEELDGTPLEFGNAKGMVEWVRKIAYGEGIGAKMAMGSYRFAESYGHPELSMTVKKLEIPAYDPRGIQGHGLQYATNNRGGCHVRGYMVSPEILGLPEKLDKDSLEGKATWVKIFQDLTAVIDSVGMCLFTSFALGLSDYTAIVNAVTGFNYTDAELLACGDRIWNVERLQNLRIGMTTADDTLPERLLKVAIPTGPSKGSVHRLPELLPQYYTERGWDDAGVPTPECLKNLGI; from the coding sequence ATGGGTGGGTATACTGGAAAAATTTTGCGGATTAATCTTACGGACGGAAAAACTAGTTCAGAACCTTTAAATATGGAACTTGCGAAGAAATATTTAAGTGGGCGCGGACTTGCGGGGAAAATGTTTTATGATGAGGTAGCCGCAGATGTTGATGCGCTTTCTCCAGAAAACACAATGTATATTGCTACAGGAGCACTCACTGGAACGAACGCTCCAACCTCGGGACGATTTATGGTTGTTACAAAATCTCCGTTAAATGGAGTTATCGCTTCTTCGAATTCAGGAGGATATTGGGGAGCACAGCTTAAGTTTGCAGGATATGATATGGTTATATTGGAAGGCAAGGCAGAGCATCCAGTATATATTTCCATTAACGATGACAAGGTGGAGATTAAAGACGCTACCCATGTTTGGGGTAAGGATGTTTACGCTACAACTGACGCCTTAAAGCAGGAATTTGGGGATGACAAAGCGAAAGTTTTGACTATTGGGCCCGCGGGTGAAAAGCTTTCTTTGATGGCAGCTATTATGAACGATCTCTATCGGGCGGCAGGGCGCAGTGGCGTTGGTGCTGTTATGGGGTCCAAGAACCTTAAGGCTATTATCGTTCGCGGAACTGGAAAGGTCGAAAATAATAATCCTGATGAGATGAAGAAAGTCCTAAGTGCGGCTTTGGGCAAACTTAAAGAAAATGGCGTAACAGGTCAAGGACTTGGAATGTATGGTACAGCCGTGCTTGTAAATATTATTAATGAGAGCGGAATCTACCCAGTCAATAACTTTCAAGAATCCTATGATCCGGATGCAGATACTATCAGTGGGGAAACCATGACCGCAAATCACTTGATCAAAAAAGATGCTTGCTATCGCTGTCCAATCGCTTGTGGGCGCCATAATAAATGGGAAGGCGGCGAAGGCGCTGGCCCTGAGTATGAAGCAGTATGGTGTTTTGGTTCCGACTGTGGCATCCATGATTATGACGCGATTCATGCAGCTAATGATCTATGCAACAAATTAGGGATGGATTCGATCTCAGTTGGCTGTACCATTGCAGCAGGTATGGAACTAGCTCAACGCGGATATATTAAGCCAGAAGAACTTGATGGGACACCACTTGAGTTCGGTAATGCCAAAGGTATGGTAGAATGGGTACGTAAAATAGCCTACGGAGAAGGAATTGGCGCTAAGATGGCCATGGGTTCCTATCGCTTTGCTGAAAGCTATGGTCATCCTGAGCTGTCCATGACGGTGAAAAAGCTAGAGATTCCAGCGTATGATCCTCGGGGCATCCAAGGTCACGGCCTTCAATATGCTACCAATAACCGTGGCGGTTGTCACGTTCGTGGGTACATGGTTTCTCCGGAAATTTTAGGACTTCCCGAAAAACTTGACAAGGACTCACTTGAAGGAAAAGCAACCTGGGTCAAGATCTTCCAAGATCTCACGGCTGTTATTGACTCAGTGGGGATGTGCTTGTTCACGTCGTTTGCCTTGGGTCTTTCGGACTACACTGCTATTGTCAATGCAGTGACCGGCTTCAATTATACTGATGCCGAGCTTCTGGCTTGTGGCGATCGTATTTGGAACGTTGAACGCTTACAAAACTTACGGATCGGTATGACCACAGCGGATGACACACTTCCTGAACGTTTATTAAAAGTTGCAATTCCTACAGGGCCTTCAAAAGGAAGTGTACACAGATTGCCAGAACTGCTACCTCAGTATTATACTGAACGTGGTTGGGATGATGCGGGTGTTCCAACGCCTGAATGTCTCAAAAACCTAGGGATTTAG
- a CDS encoding MoaD/ThiS family protein: MHVTVKLFATFRDGRFKVEEWDLPDESRVLNILQTLGIKTEEVAICLVNGRNVNEQHVLKDGDTLALFPPVGGG; encoded by the coding sequence GTGCATGTGACCGTTAAATTATTCGCGACGTTTCGAGATGGTCGTTTTAAGGTGGAAGAATGGGATCTTCCGGACGAAAGTCGCGTTCTGAACATCCTCCAAACGCTGGGCATAAAGACAGAGGAAGTTGCTATTTGTCTTGTTAATGGGCGGAATGTTAATGAACAGCACGTCTTAAAAGATGGAGATACTCTTGCACTCTTTCCACCAGTGGGAGGGGGTTAA
- a CDS encoding HesA/MoeB/ThiF family protein — protein MNLEGRYLRNRKTLSELDQLKLATTRVAIVGCGGLGGYIAEELARIGVGKLVLIDGDRLEVSNLNRQILATELNMGQWKVEAAQERLRSVNSEVTVDAVRGWFDEEKGPELLREVDLVFDALDSMNIRVVLERVCHQMNLPLVFASIAGWFGQLGVSLPGDFSVLSIFGRGERGVENTWGNPAFTPAVLASLSVAEGVKLLVGRPPSLRHAWLQVDLLTMEFERFEIC, from the coding sequence ATGAACTTAGAAGGTCGTTATTTACGGAATAGAAAAACCTTGTCAGAGCTGGATCAACTCAAGCTCGCTACAACACGTGTGGCGATTGTTGGATGTGGAGGGCTTGGAGGGTATATAGCCGAAGAACTCGCGCGGATCGGGGTTGGAAAGCTAGTACTTATTGACGGTGACCGTCTGGAAGTTAGCAATCTCAACCGACAGATTCTGGCGACAGAACTGAATATGGGGCAATGGAAAGTGGAAGCGGCACAGGAAAGACTCAGGAGTGTAAACTCAGAGGTAACGGTCGATGCTGTAAGAGGATGGTTTGATGAAGAAAAGGGTCCGGAATTGCTTCGGGAAGTCGACTTAGTGTTTGACGCTCTTGACTCGATGAACATACGTGTGGTGTTGGAACGAGTCTGTCATCAAATGAATCTACCGTTAGTCTTTGCAAGTATCGCAGGCTGGTTTGGTCAACTAGGCGTAAGTCTGCCGGGGGATTTTAGCGTTTTGAGCATTTTTGGGAGAGGGGAACGGGGGGTTGAAAACACATGGGGAAATCCTGCGTTTACTCCTGCCGTCTTGGCGAGCCTCAGTGTGGCTGAGGGTGTAAAATTACTTGTCGGACGACCCCCGTCTTTGCGACATGCTTGGTTGCAAGTGGATCTGCTAACTATGGAGTTTGAACGATTTGAGATCTGCTGA
- the glp gene encoding gephyrin-like molybdotransferase Glp, with translation MGSSSELFKVKTLTEAIDSLKPYVLSFYQRVETIPLADSLGRYVTQDISATGALPHFRKSTMDGMAVRATDTFGASESMPALVQCHGEVRMGEAPTAPLVKGTGMLMPTGGMLPEGADAVVMVEHLEHFGEELYGVTKAVAPGENLIEIGEDVTEGEVILHKFTRIRAQEMGLLASQGLIDVPVLPRFRVGILSTGDEIVPPEQEPLPGQSRDINGYTLLGQALACGAKARHYGIVKDDLEELRSVLTTMLEENDIVLLSGGSSVGSRDLSAQLIGELGDPGLLFHGLALRPGKPTIGGVVDGKLIFGLPGHPASAMIVFDTIVRPWLDVSVLHSQVDPLPKGKLTQNLYSGSGREEFVRVRLVPYGDDWQVEPIRGKSGLIRTMVLADALVHINIDTEGIEAGKDVFFRLLR, from the coding sequence ATGGGAAGCAGTAGCGAATTATTCAAGGTCAAAACGTTGACGGAGGCCATCGATTCCTTAAAACCCTATGTTCTCTCATTTTATCAACGCGTTGAAACGATTCCCTTGGCTGATTCGTTGGGACGTTATGTGACCCAGGATATCTCAGCGACCGGTGCTTTACCGCACTTTCGCAAATCTACCATGGATGGGATGGCTGTTCGGGCTACAGACACGTTTGGGGCTAGTGAAAGTATGCCAGCGTTGGTTCAGTGTCATGGGGAAGTACGGATGGGTGAGGCTCCAACGGCACCGTTAGTGAAAGGTACAGGAATGCTGATGCCTACGGGCGGGATGCTTCCCGAGGGCGCTGATGCTGTCGTGATGGTCGAACACCTCGAACACTTTGGAGAGGAACTCTATGGAGTAACGAAGGCCGTTGCGCCAGGGGAAAATCTCATCGAGATCGGGGAAGACGTGACCGAAGGGGAAGTCATTCTTCACAAGTTTACGCGAATTAGAGCCCAAGAAATGGGTTTGTTGGCTTCCCAGGGGCTAATAGATGTCCCGGTGTTGCCCCGCTTTAGAGTCGGAATTCTTTCCACAGGGGATGAAATTGTTCCTCCGGAACAAGAGCCACTTCCGGGCCAGTCAAGGGATATTAATGGTTACACTTTGCTAGGCCAGGCGCTGGCCTGTGGTGCCAAGGCTCGTCATTATGGGATTGTGAAAGACGATCTGGAAGAACTTCGTTCAGTGCTAACAACGATGCTCGAAGAGAACGATATCGTTTTACTTTCCGGCGGGAGTTCAGTGGGGTCACGCGATTTGTCAGCTCAACTTATTGGTGAACTTGGAGATCCAGGATTACTTTTTCACGGTTTAGCACTCAGACCGGGTAAGCCTACGATCGGCGGAGTCGTGGATGGTAAACTCATCTTCGGACTACCGGGACACCCTGCCTCTGCGATGATCGTTTTCGACACAATTGTCCGACCTTGGCTAGACGTTTCTGTGTTACACTCACAAGTGGATCCTTTGCCTAAGGGAAAACTAACTCAAAATTTATATTCCGGGAGCGGCCGGGAGGAATTTGTGCGTGTACGGCTGGTTCCTTATGGAGACGATTGGCAAGTTGAACCAATCCGAGGAAAATCCGGCTTGATTCGAACCATGGTGCTGGCTGACGCCTTAGTGCACATTAACATCGATACTGAGGGCATT